A window of Candidatus Nitrospira allomarina genomic DNA:
CACAGACCATTAAACCGCCAGGTACCCGTCGATTTACCATCAAGACACTCTCAGGAAGCAGAGATTGGGACGGTTCCGAAAGACAGACGAAACCCTCATGAACACCAACTTCACTCTATTAAGAAATCAAGGAAAATGGAAGAGCGCACAGGGAGGATCAGGCCTTCACCGCCATCCCCTGAGAAAAATAGGCGAAAGGCTTCGGAACGCCGGGAAGATAAAAGTTTTCGAGTGCGGAAACTGTCCAACCCTGCGCCTGAATCATCTGAACCATTGGACGGTTTAAATGACAGCCATCGCCAAGGTGTTTCCACGCCGGCGTGAGACGATCCTGCCACAGGCGAACCGAACGATCCGGACTTTGCCCATGCTCTAAAAACAACAACCGTCCTCCAGGTCTCACGACCCGAAGCAATTCCTGCAGTGCCTTCGAAAGGTGAGGAACGCTGCATAAAGTCATCGTGCTCACAACCGTATCAAAGCAGGCAGACGGAAAGGGAAGCGCTTCACCCAAGGCCAAGGCCAGATGAACGGGAATCACCGCCTCCGTCTGAAGCGAGCGGGCCAACGGAATCATCCCGGGATTGGGATCAATCGCCGTCAAAGAATGGATCTGGGAAGGATAGTAAGAAAAATTGGCGCCGGTCCCAAACCCGATTTCCAAAACCAACCCTGACGCCTTTGCGACCAATGACTGCCGCAAGGGGATAAAACCCGCTTGCCCCATACTCCAATGGACCAGCCTCGGAAACACTCGTCGTGAATACCACCCGCCTTTCATAAATATTTGGCTCTATGATATTTATGGTAAAAGGAAAGACCATCTGAACAAAATCCCCTGCCTTTGTAAGGCAGGGCTAGGGCATATAGGTCATTTCTAATTTTTCTGAAGGAGGCCAAGGAATGGTTAGATGGCCACCGCCCTGGTGAATATTGTGACACTATCTCAAGAAGTATACGACGACGGCCAAAAAATTGCTTCCGCCACCGAAGAAACTCTTCCTGGAATTCTCAACAAAATCCTTGGTACTTACCTTGGGTGGCCACTAAAAATCCGGTCGGGATACTTGATCGATAAGGAAAAGAGTAGATCAGACATTTTTGCTTCGGTGATTTACGCCGCCCAAGCTGGCACAACGGCGGAAACACATGGCATTCACGCCGACAATGCGGCAGTTGTCATCGATGTCTACGAAAATTTGGATTCAGATAAGTTCCGTGACTCCTACGCACGCATAGCGAAGGCGAAAAGGCTGAAGAAAACTACCGCGCCTACCCTGAATGGGGTTGCCATCCAAACCACGACTTTGGGAATTATTTTCGCCCTGCGCTCAACAGTTCCTCTTGATTACATCGCTGAAGAGCTTGGCCGATTGAATACTTCAACTCCGAGTCAGGAGTGGCCGGATATGGTTGTAGTTGCAACGGTTGGAATAGTCAATTACGCGGTTCAATTTCCAGGCGAGTCCCTCAGCGGTCATCTCCTCCCTCCCGCACCTCGTGCCCGCGATGCCTATACCCCGCCTATGTATATTCTTATAATCGTGAGGCCTACGGGAGGCTATACATTCAATAGCATGTTAGGATTTCTAATTGGGCAACTTTTTTTCTTTTCACCAGGTGTACAGCTTCCGGATATGAAGCATGTTGTGGAAGGGGTGCCGAACCAAGCCATCACGTTTTCCGGATTTCAATACAACTTGAACGGCGATCTCGTGCCGGTTCCGCGGCAGTTCTATAACGATCGCTATCTGCCGCCGCTGCCCGTCAACATTGAAGACCACAGTGGCAATCTGCTATGCACCCTTCAATTTCTGCCATGGCAGGATGGCGGCACAATCCTGCTTAAAGGCAAACTTCCGTTGGAGGGTATCATGCCTTTTTTCACAGGCGTGGATATGCGGAGAGCCGGAAAAATAAAGCGGGATGACTATGAGATTGCGTACGTTCTTCCAATTAAAGAGGAAGATTTCAAAGCCATGTTGGTGAAGATTAGGGAACGTTCGAAAATGGTTGTGCAATTTCCACAACCCAAATGGACAATCCAGAAGGTTTCGAATGAAGGAACCAGTACACCATTTATCGCTCGTCTCTTCTTAGGGATTTTAAAGCTTAGGGATGTGATTATGTCAGGACCAGACGAGAGGAACAAATTTGATACCTTATACGATATAGTTCTGTCGTCCCTTCGGACCGCTCGTAAATCGACGCAGCGGATCACTGAACTGTGGCAAGAGCACTCCCGCATGGTCACTTCTGGCGAAATCGCACGACTACAGAACCAAATGATTCACATCGAGGAAAGCATTGACGAGGAATTGAGGAGAGAAGTTGAGATTTTTGTGATCGCTGCTGGCCGGACGATCAAAGAGGGGATGCAAAAATTTACCGCAGCGGCTCAGGTGGACATTGGATTCCTTTTCCAGAAGCAAGCCGCGTTTGAGGCCGGACTTGCCAACCTTGAAATAACAGATCCTACCTTGGCTGACTATCTTCAGCAAACCCGCAGGTGGTCCGAGCGTTTGCAAAATTGTCGAAATTCGATCGAGCACAAGGGCTGGATTTTGGGACGCGTAACATATTCACGCGAGGCTAATACAATCAAAGCCATCCAGCCAACTATCTCGGGACAATCAGTAACAGATTTTGTCTCATTTGCTTTCGACCGCGTGGCCTGCTTTGTCGAGGAACTGAGTGCTTTCTGCGTTCAACGGCAAGTTCCTGAGGGGGTTACAATTGCGGAAATTCCTCTTGCAGAGCGACCAGAAGAGGCCCCTGAGCGATTTCAGGTGACACTCGCGAGGGGAGGACTTCCTCCTTGGCAAATTGATTACCATGAGACTTTATTCGAGGAGACCTGAGATTCTGCAAGCATAAAAAAAAGCAGCAAATTTGGTAAAATTTATACGGTCTGGAACTTCGTTATGCCTAGAGAACACTTCCTTCAGGAACCCGCTGTTTTAATCTCGCACTATGTGGTGTGGCTGATGTGTGCAGTCAGTAATCGGAATTCGTAGAAGATAGAATATTGGTGCCGAAGGCGGGACTTGAACCCGCATGGGTTTCCCCACACGCCCCTCAAACGTGCGTGTCTGCCATTCCACCACTTCGGCACGAAGTAGGCAGATTATGAAACCTCTTGATGTCCTTGTCAACGCGTGAGGCGCGGGGTAGAATCCCGCCATTCTCATTAATTATTTGACCCCCCGGATTATAGCTCACCATGACCCGCTCGACCTCTTCGCCCGCACCCCTGACTCATTCTCAACACTGGATCGGTGCCTTTTTCGATGTGGATAACACGTTGATTCCCGGCGCGTCGATTGAAATCGGATTTTTCCGGTATCTCTGGCAAGACGGTGTCGTGGGTTGGCCGGAGGTATGGCACAGCCTGGGGTATGCCATTCGTCAAATGCCCCCCATTTCGTTCAACCCTCTGCGACGGAGGAAGCTGTATCTGATGGGGCATGATGTCTCCCTCATTGAACAGATGGCCAGCGAGTACGTGGAGTTATATGTTGTTCCACGGGTCTCAGCGAGGGCTTTGAATCGTTTATCCCGTCATCGGGATGCGGGACATGTCGTAGCCTTCGTCAGCGGATCACCTGAGTTCTTGGTGAAACCACTGGCTGAGGCACTTGGAGTCTCATTGGTATTTGGCGCGAGACCGGAATCCCAGAAAGGGCTCTATACGGGAAAGGTGTTTGCCCCGTTGCCCTATGGTGAGGGAAAGGGCCGGTATGTGGAGCGCCTGGCCACCCGTTACAATCTGGACTTGACGCGTAGCTATGCCTATGGCGATAGCCCTGGAGATTTCCACGCGCTCCAACTGGTTGGCCATCCCTTTGTGGTGAATCCGATTCGGGGCATGGCTCGTATTGCCCGCGAACGGGGTTGGCCGATTACACAATGGGCTTAGGAGTCGGCCATCCGGTATGAAATCAACCAGCTTGCTTACGCCAAACTGACCGTTTCTCCGGTCCTTTTCATCCAATAGCTCTCTTTTTGCACCATATGATCGAAAATATCACTCAACCTGATCCAACCTTGTGACGATTTCTCATCTCCGACAGCCACCTAGCGCACCCTTCACTGTCCCCTCCCCATCACCCCACTTTTTGAGTACAATGCTTCCTGTTGTGTGCTGGAGTTGAGAGCGTTTATGACCACTTTGCCTTCCTTAAAAATCACCGAAATCTTTCATAGCCTTCAAGGGGAATCCACTCGTGTGGGACAACCGTGCGTGTTTGTCCGGTTAACGGGTTGTCCGCTTCGTTGCACCTGGTGTGACACGGAATATGCCTTTTATGGTGGAAATACCATGCCGATTGAGACAATTCTGGCGCAGGTACAATCATATGATTGTCCGCTTGTCGAGGTGACCGGCGGTGAACCATTGCATCAACCTGGCTCTCTGGTATTGTTAACACAATTATGCGAGGCTGGATTTCAGGTGATGCTGGAAACCAGCGGGGCGTTTGATATTGCCAACGTGGATGAGCGGGTTTCGATTATTCTGGATGTGAAATGTCCGGGTAGTGGAATGACGGACCGGATGCGGTGGGACACCCTTAGGCATTTGTCCGGAAAAGACGAAGTGAAGTTTGTTTTGAAGGACCGGGCCGATTACGAGTGGGCGCGCGATATTGTAAAGCAGTATTCATTGGGAGACCGCTGTCCCGTCCATATGAGTCCGGTCTTTGGAGTCCTCCATCTTCAATCCCTGGCTGAATGGATTCTGGAAGATCGACTGCCTGTTCGTTTTCAACTCCAATTGCATAAAGTGATCTGGGATCCCCAAACCCGGGGCGTGTAACAACGCCACGGCAAGGGGATCTGTTTACGTTTGGGGCGATTTATTTATTGAGGAGGCGTATGAATATTCTAGTGAAGAGTGGTGAAGCCACCGCGACAACAACGGATGTGTTGGTGTGTTTGGAATATGAACAAGGGAAAACCTGGAGCAAAGCCGTCCAGCCGGTCGACCAGAAACTCGGTGGACAATTGAGCGCCCTGCGCAAAAGTGGAGAATTTTCCGGCAAGCCGAATAACACCGCCTTACTGCATATCGATGGGAAATTGCCAGCAAAACGTGTGCTTCTTGTCGGCCTTGGAACACGGGAGACGGTGACCTTGGAACGAATTCGTCAAGCGATGGGGACCGCTGCCAAACGCGCGCGCGCCGCCAAAGCCAAAGGGGTTGTTTGCGTGATGCCGGACGTGCCAAAGGGAACCGGCCCTCTGGATGACGTGGCTCAAGCCATGGTGGAAGGGGTAGTTCTTGGGCAATATCGGTTTAATGAGTACCGCACAGACCGTACGGACGACAACCACTCCTTGCAATCCTGCACCCTACTCACCACCTCCAACGCTCACCTGAATGAGGCCAAAGATGGGGCCAAACGTGGCCAAATCCTTGGGGAAGCGACCTGTTTCGTCCGGGATTTGTGCAACCACCCCGCAAACGTGATGACGCCTTCCAGAGTCGTCACCGAAGCCAAAAAAATCGCCAGGGAGGCCAAAGTCCGGCTCAAAGTCTTGGACCGCAAACAGCAGGAAAAACTCGGCATGGGCGGATTATTGGGGGTCTCTCGAGGCAGCATCGAACCGCCTCAATTCATCATTCTGGAATATATGGGCGGCGCTCGCACACAAAAACCCATTGTTTTTGTCGGCAAAACGGTAACATTTGATAGCGGCGGCATCTCCTTAAAACCATCGGAAAACATGGAACAGATGAAGGCCGACATGACCGGTGGGGCCGAAGTGTTAGCGACGATTCGAGCCGCCTCCCGGCTCAAGCTCCCGGTCAATGCGATCGGCCTCTTGCCTGTGACGGAAAACATGCCGGGAGGACGGGCAACTAAACCCGGCGATATCCTTACCATGCTCTCCGGAAAAACAGTGGAAGTCCAAAATACCGATGCGGAAGGTCGGTTGATTCTTGCTGACGGCTTGGCCTATGCCTCTCGGTTCAAACCCGCCTGCGTGATTGACATCGCCACACTGACCGGCGCGGCTGCTGTTGCCTTGGGACAGTTCGCGATTGGCATGCTGGGTAATGACGACCCCCTGAAAGCCGACATCAAAAAGGCCGGCAATCATGCCGGTGAACGGGTATGGGAAATGCCCCTGTGGGATGAATATTTTGAACAGCTAAAAAGTGACGTGGCGGACATGCGGAATATCGGTGGGCGCGGAGGCGGAATGATTACGGCGGCCATGTTTTTATCAAAATTCGTTGGGGACCATCCCTGGGTTCATTTGGACATTGCCAGCACCGATTGGGGTACAACAGAACGGCCGTATATTCCGAAAGGTCCGACAGGTATCGGGACCCGGTTGCTGATTCAGTATTTACTGAATCATGCCAATCGCTAAACAGCAACGCACAGCGATGTCTATCGCCGAACTCATAGGGCAACTGTGTATGATCGGGTTCGAAGGGACGGAGGTCACTCCGGACCTTCGAGCCTGGATGCAGGAATTCCGACCAGGAGGGATCATTCTCTTTTCCCGCAATTTGGTTGACCCTGTCCAAATCGCACACCTCACGAACGACCTCCAAGCCCTGGCCGGTGACATCCCACTGCTCATCGGCATCGATCAAGAAGGCGGGCGCGTCTCCCGCCTTCCTTCAGGCTTTACCATTTTTCCTCCTGCGACAACCGTCGCCCACTCGGGATCCACGGAACTGGCCTATCAGG
This region includes:
- a CDS encoding leucyl aminopeptidase; translation: MNILVKSGEATATTTDVLVCLEYEQGKTWSKAVQPVDQKLGGQLSALRKSGEFSGKPNNTALLHIDGKLPAKRVLLVGLGTRETVTLERIRQAMGTAAKRARAAKAKGVVCVMPDVPKGTGPLDDVAQAMVEGVVLGQYRFNEYRTDRTDDNHSLQSCTLLTTSNAHLNEAKDGAKRGQILGEATCFVRDLCNHPANVMTPSRVVTEAKKIAREAKVRLKVLDRKQQEKLGMGGLLGVSRGSIEPPQFIILEYMGGARTQKPIVFVGKTVTFDSGGISLKPSENMEQMKADMTGGAEVLATIRAASRLKLPVNAIGLLPVTENMPGGRATKPGDILTMLSGKTVEVQNTDAEGRLILADGLAYASRFKPACVIDIATLTGAAAVALGQFAIGMLGNDDPLKADIKKAGNHAGERVWEMPLWDEYFEQLKSDVADMRNIGGRGGGMITAAMFLSKFVGDHPWVHLDIASTDWGTTERPYIPKGPTGIGTRLLIQYLLNHANR
- a CDS encoding class I SAM-dependent methyltransferase; protein product: MKGGWYSRRVFPRLVHWSMGQAGFIPLRQSLVAKASGLVLEIGFGTGANFSYYPSQIHSLTAIDPNPGMIPLARSLQTEAVIPVHLALALGEALPFPSACFDTVVSTMTLCSVPHLSKALQELLRVVRPGGRLLFLEHGQSPDRSVRLWQDRLTPAWKHLGDGCHLNRPMVQMIQAQGWTVSALENFYLPGVPKPFAYFSQGMAVKA
- the queE gene encoding 7-carboxy-7-deazaguanine synthase QueE, with the translated sequence MTTLPSLKITEIFHSLQGESTRVGQPCVFVRLTGCPLRCTWCDTEYAFYGGNTMPIETILAQVQSYDCPLVEVTGGEPLHQPGSLVLLTQLCEAGFQVMLETSGAFDIANVDERVSIILDVKCPGSGMTDRMRWDTLRHLSGKDEVKFVLKDRADYEWARDIVKQYSLGDRCPVHMSPVFGVLHLQSLAEWILEDRLPVRFQLQLHKVIWDPQTRGV
- a CDS encoding HAD family hydrolase, whose product is MTRSTSSPAPLTHSQHWIGAFFDVDNTLIPGASIEIGFFRYLWQDGVVGWPEVWHSLGYAIRQMPPISFNPLRRRKLYLMGHDVSLIEQMASEYVELYVVPRVSARALNRLSRHRDAGHVVAFVSGSPEFLVKPLAEALGVSLVFGARPESQKGLYTGKVFAPLPYGEGKGRYVERLATRYNLDLTRSYAYGDSPGDFHALQLVGHPFVVNPIRGMARIARERGWPITQWA